In Culicoides brevitarsis isolate CSIRO-B50_1 unplaced genomic scaffold, AGI_CSIRO_Cbre_v1 contig_115, whole genome shotgun sequence, a genomic segment contains:
- the LOC134836666 gene encoding Golgi phosphoprotein 3 homolog sauron-like has translation MSSEGLARRRKVRSDDSSSNPNADGSSHGNSSRNEELSNHNSVEDSETEDCDSKETRLTLMEEVLLLGLKDKEGYTSFWNDSISSGLRGCILIELGLRGRIELEKPGIRRRSLASRKIIIKSDTLTGDVLLDEALKHIKETDPPETIKSWIEYLSGETWNPLKLRYQLKNVRERLAKNLVEKGVLTTEKQNFLLFDMTTHPLNDNVVKCRLVKKIQDAVLSKWTNDPQRIDKRMISLLYLAHSSDVLENAFAPLSDDDYELAMRRVREILDLDFEQEAAKTNANEIIWGVFMAFTKY, from the exons ATGAGCTCCGAAGGCTTAGCAAGACGAAGGAAAGTACGCTCAGATGACTCGTCATCAAATCCGAATGCAG atGGATCATCTCATGGCAACTCGAGTCGAAATGAGGAACTTTCGAATCACAACAGTGTGGAAGACAGCGAAACAGAGGACTGCGACTCTAAGGAAACGAGACTCACATTGATGGAGGAGGTTTTACTGCTGGGCTTGAAGGATAAAGAG GGTTACACATCATTTTGGAACGATAGCATTTCGAGCGGATTGCGTGGGTGCATACTTATAGAACTAGGACTACGTGGCCGGATCGAGCTGGAAAAGCCGGGCATCAGACGAAGAAGTCTCGCTTCccgaaaaatcatcataaaatccGACACGTTAACTGGCGACGTATTGCTGGACGAAGCACTAAAACACATTAAAGAAACCGATCCGCCAGAAACGATCAAATCTTGGATCGAATATTTGAGTG gagAAACATGGAATCCATTGAAGCTGCGATATCAGTTGAAAAATGTCAGAGAACGTCTTGCCAAAAATTTGGTAGAAAAGGGTGTATTGACTacagaaaaacaaaactttttactaTTTGACATGACCACACATCCACTGAACGACAACGTTGTCAAGTGTCGCTTGGTcaaaaaa ATTCAAGATGCTGTTTTATCAAAATGGACAAATGATCCACAACGAATAGATAAGCGGATGATTTCACTTCTTTATCTTGCACATTCTAGCGATGTATTGGAAAAT gcATTCGCACCTCTAAGTGATGACGACTATGAACTTGCAATGCGTCGCGTGCGCGAAATCTTGGACTTGGATTTTGAGCAGGAAGCGGCAAAAACTAACGCAAACGAGATAATTTGGGGAGTTTTCATGGCtttcacaaaatattga